One Hippoglossus stenolepis isolate QCI-W04-F060 chromosome 9, HSTE1.2, whole genome shotgun sequence genomic region harbors:
- the tmc1 gene encoding transmembrane channel-like protein 1 isoform X2, which yields MPRDGLITAENNSDIELEFKGDEDEESTFQEELERGRHRGRRRDGDREKKKRGNRRRKGASKETVEEEEESQNRLEKRERRRKRAKRHQEAKGRERDEEEQAKIISGKKAKTRKNVKNEKTRKVEEKEEEEGEAEERNAKGKRKHGGAKHEEKKDDGGKHTVKEKAKEDKKKKHKKVVETSSEQEMSEEANEDNEEEDVEEKELRPESLSPEELEKLKEAVDERKKLIQSLRGKPWPMKKKLVTLRESQEFVEKYEGALGKGKGRRLYAYKVMMTKKWMKFQRDFENFKTVCIPWEMKIKEIESHFGSSVASYFIFLRWMYGINMILFGLTFGLVMVPEALMGRPYGSISRKTVPRAEEASAMDFAVLWDCGGYAQYSVLFYGYYNSQRAIGWLKFRMPLSYFLVGVGTVAYSYMVVIRTMARNSNESGVGDDNSFNFSWKMFTSWDYLIGNPETADNKFASITTSFKEAILEEQESHKDDNIHLTRFLRVLANFLVLCCLAGSGYLIYFVVRRSQKFALDGLDNHTWWERNEVNMVMSLLGMFCPMLFDVISALENYHPRVALQWQLGRIFALFLGNLYTFIIALMDEINLKREEEMIIKYNISMWEASFYNSSVSGNSTAPPIIIQPADVPRGPCWETMVGQEFVRLIISDTMTTYITLLIGDFLRAVLVRFLNYCWCWDLEAGFPSYSEFDVSGNVLSLIFNQGMIWMGAFYAPCLPALNVLRLHVSMYLQCWAVMCCNVPQERVFKASGSNNFYMAMLLVILFLSTLPAIYTIVTIPPSFDCGPFSGKKRMFDVIAETLESDFPAWFGKVFSSASNPGLVLPFILLMVLAIYYLQSTSKSYKEVNVELKKKLQAQNEENKKKNKRAALKAQIDLEEARNATSQTAQQQQENGDEQQGSSQRPHHGKNGRNPPPPVGDQERQPLATRAPVPRPYHHDNHGTPGYLPGFSQQSEPRVYRVPSLQRH from the exons ATGCCTCGAGACGGTCTGATCACCGCTGAGAACAACA GTGACATTGAACTGGAGTTTAAag GTGACGAGGATGAAGAGTCCACTTTtcaagaggagctggagaggggaagacacagagggaggagaagggatggtgacagagagaaaaagaagagagggaataggaggaggaaaggagcaTCTAAAGAAACggtagaagaggaagaggaatccCAGAACAGGcttgagaaaagagaaaggaggagaaagagagcaaaACGCCATCAAGAAGCAAAAGGacgagagagggatgaggaggagcaggccaaAATAATAAGTGGTAAGAAGGCAAAAACAAGGAAGAATGtcaaaaatgagaaaacaagaaaagtggaggaaaaggaggaggaggaaggagaggctgaagaaagaaatgcaaaGGGAAAAAGGAAGCATGGAGGTGCcaaacatgaagagaaaaaagacgatggaggtaaacacacagtaaaGGAGAAAGCAAAGGAAGATAAGaagaaaaagcacaagaaaGTAGTTGAAACAAG ttcagagCAGGAGATGAGTGAGGAAGCCAATGAAGacaatgaggaagaggatgttGAGGAGAAGGAGTTGAGGCCAGAGTCTCTGTCgccggaggagctggagaaactGAAGGAGGCAGTGGACGAGAGGAAGAAACTGATCCAAAGTCTGAGGGGGAAACCCTGGCCAATGAAAAAGAAACTTGTCACTTTACG AGAGTCTCAGGAgtttgtggagaaatatgaggGCGCTCTGGGGAAAGGGAAAGGCAGACGGCTCTATGCTTACAAGGTCATGATGACCAAG AAATGGATGAAGTTTCAACGGGACTTTGAAAACTTCAAAACTGTTTGCATTCCATGGGAGATGAAAATAAAGGAGATTGAAA GTCATTTTGGCTCCTCAGTTGCTTCTTACTTTATCTTCCTGAGGTGGATGTATGGCATCAACATGATCCTGTTTGGTCTGACCTTTGGCCTCGTGATGGTTCCAGAG GCATTGATGGGAAGGCCCTATGGCAGCATCTCAAGAAAAACTGTCCCCAGGGCCGAGGAGGCCAGCGCCATGGACTTTGCTGTCTTATGGGACTGTGGG GGTTATGCTCAGTATTCCGTCCTTTTCTATGGATACTACAACAGCCAGCGTGCCATTGGCTGGCTTAAGTTCCGTATGCCTCTGTCGTACTTCCTGGTCGGTGTGGGAACTGTGGCCTACAGCTACATGGTGGTCATAAGAAC GATGGCCCGTAATTCCAATGAGTCGGGGGTTGGAGATGATAACAGCTTTAATTTCAGCTGGAAGATGTTCACCAGCTGGGACTACCTGATAGGAAACCCTGAAACTGCAGACAACAAGTTTGCCTCCATCACCACCAGTTTCAAG GAGGCGATCTTAGAGGAACAGGAGAGCCACAAGGACGACAACATCCATCTGACCCGTTTTCTGCGGGTGCTGGCCAACTTCCTGGTCTTGTGCTGTTTGGCAGGAAGTGGATACCTCATCTACTTTGTAGTGCGTCGCTCTCAGAAGTTTGCCCTAGACGGACTGGATAATCACACCTGGTGGGAAAGGAACGAG GTAAACATGGTCATGTCACTGCTGGGGATGTTCTGCCCCATGCTGTTTGACGTCATCAGCGCCCTGGAGAACTACCACCCGCGCGTCGCCCTGCAGTGGCAGCTGGGTCGCATCTTTGCCCTCTTCCTGGGAAATCTCTACACCTTCATCATCGCATTGATGGACGAGATCAACCTGAAA agggaggaggaaatgatCATAAAGTATAATATAAGCATGTGGGAAGCCAGTTTTTACAACAGCTCCGTATCAGGAAACAGCACTGCTCCTCCCATCATTATCCAACCTGCTGACGTGCCCAGAGGGCCCTGCTGGGAGACCATGGTGGGGCAG GAGTTTGTCCGGCTGATCATATCTGATACCATGACAACCTACATCACGCTGCTGATTGGGGATTTCCTGAGAGCCGTGCTCGTTCGTTTTCTCAACTACTGCTGGTGTTGGGACCTGGAGGCTGGATTT CCTTCCTACTCGGAGTTTGATGTCAGTGGGAACGTCCTGAGCCTGATCTTCAATCAAGGAATGATATG GATGGGCGCGTTCTATGCACCCTGTCTCCCCGCCCTGAACGTCCTCCGGCTCCATGTGTCCATGTACCTGCAGTGCTGGGCGGTGATGTGCTGCAACGTGCCACAGGAAAGAGTCTTCAAGGCCTCCGGATCCAACAACTTTTACATGGCCATGCTGCTGgtcatcctcttcctgtccACTCTGCCCGCCATTTACACCATCGTCACCATTCCTCCTTCCTTTGACTGTGGACCCTTCAG tgggAAAAAACGTATGTTTGATGTCATCGCTGAGACGCTGGAGTCCGACTTCCCTGCCTGGTTTGGTAAAGTGTTCAGCTCTGCTTCTAACCCCGGACTGGTGCTGCCCTTCATACTGCTCATGGT ACTAGCCATCTATTACTTGCAATCCACATCCAAGAGCTACAAAGAAGTTAATGTGGAACTGAAGAAAAAACTACAAGCG CAaaatgaggaaaacaagaagaagaacaaacgAGCAGCGCTGAAGGCACAAATAGATCTGGAGGAGGCCAGAAATGCAACGTCACAGACTGCACAGCAACAACAAGAGA ATGGAGACGAACAACAAGGCAGCAGTCAGAGGCCTCATCATGGCAAGAACGGACGCAACCCTCCGCCTCCTGTTGGAGACCAAGAACGCCAACCTCTGGCCACCAGGGCTCCCGTCCCCAGGCCCTATCACCACGACAACCACGGCACTCCCGGGTACCTGCCTGGGTTCTCTCAGCAAAGTGAACCCAGGGTGTACAGGGTGCCGAGCCTGCAGAGACACTGA
- the tmc1 gene encoding transmembrane channel-like protein 1 isoform X1: MPRDGLITAENNSDIELEFKGDEDEESTFQEELERGRHRGRRRDGDREKKKRGNRRRKGASKETVEEEEESQNRLEKRERRRKRAKRHQEAKGRERDEEEQAKIISGKKAKTRKNVKNEKTRKVEEKEEEEGEAEERNAKGKRKHGGAKHEEKKDDGGKHTVKEKAKEDKKKKHKKVVETSSEQEMSEEANEDNEEEDVEEKELRPESLSPEELEKLKEAVDERKKLIQSLRGKPWPMKKKLVTLRESQEFVEKYEGALGKGKGRRLYAYKVMMTKKWMKFQRDFENFKTVCIPWEMKIKEIESHFGSSVASYFIFLRWMYGINMILFGLTFGLVMVPEALMGRPYGSISRKTVPRAEEASAMDFAVLWDCGGYAQYSVLFYGYYNSQRAIGWLKFRMPLSYFLVGVGTVAYSYMVVIRTMARNSNESGVGDDNSFNFSWKMFTSWDYLIGNPETADNKFASITTSFKEAILEEQESHKDDNIHLTRFLRVLANFLVLCCLAGSGYLIYFVVRRSQKFALDGLDNHTWWERNEVNMVMSLLGMFCPMLFDVISALENYHPRVALQWQLGRIFALFLGNLYTFIIALMDEINLKREEEMIIKYNISMWEASFYNSSVSGNSTAPPIIIQPADVPRGPCWETMVGQEFVRLIISDTMTTYITLLIGDFLRAVLVRFLNYCWCWDLEAGFPSYSEFDVSGNVLSLIFNQGMIWMGAFYAPCLPALNVLRLHVSMYLQCWAVMCCNVPQERVFKASGSNNFYMAMLLVILFLSTLPAIYTIVTIPPSFDCGPFSGKKRMFDVIAETLESDFPAWFGKVFSSASNPGLVLPFILLMVLAIYYLQSTSKSYKEVNVELKKKLQAQNEENKKKNKRAALKAQIDLEEARNATSQTAQQQQETDGDEQQGSSQRPHHGKNGRNPPPPVGDQERQPLATRAPVPRPYHHDNHGTPGYLPGFSQQSEPRVYRVPSLQRH; encoded by the exons ATGCCTCGAGACGGTCTGATCACCGCTGAGAACAACA GTGACATTGAACTGGAGTTTAAag GTGACGAGGATGAAGAGTCCACTTTtcaagaggagctggagaggggaagacacagagggaggagaagggatggtgacagagagaaaaagaagagagggaataggaggaggaaaggagcaTCTAAAGAAACggtagaagaggaagaggaatccCAGAACAGGcttgagaaaagagaaaggaggagaaagagagcaaaACGCCATCAAGAAGCAAAAGGacgagagagggatgaggaggagcaggccaaAATAATAAGTGGTAAGAAGGCAAAAACAAGGAAGAATGtcaaaaatgagaaaacaagaaaagtggaggaaaaggaggaggaggaaggagaggctgaagaaagaaatgcaaaGGGAAAAAGGAAGCATGGAGGTGCcaaacatgaagagaaaaaagacgatggaggtaaacacacagtaaaGGAGAAAGCAAAGGAAGATAAGaagaaaaagcacaagaaaGTAGTTGAAACAAG ttcagagCAGGAGATGAGTGAGGAAGCCAATGAAGacaatgaggaagaggatgttGAGGAGAAGGAGTTGAGGCCAGAGTCTCTGTCgccggaggagctggagaaactGAAGGAGGCAGTGGACGAGAGGAAGAAACTGATCCAAAGTCTGAGGGGGAAACCCTGGCCAATGAAAAAGAAACTTGTCACTTTACG AGAGTCTCAGGAgtttgtggagaaatatgaggGCGCTCTGGGGAAAGGGAAAGGCAGACGGCTCTATGCTTACAAGGTCATGATGACCAAG AAATGGATGAAGTTTCAACGGGACTTTGAAAACTTCAAAACTGTTTGCATTCCATGGGAGATGAAAATAAAGGAGATTGAAA GTCATTTTGGCTCCTCAGTTGCTTCTTACTTTATCTTCCTGAGGTGGATGTATGGCATCAACATGATCCTGTTTGGTCTGACCTTTGGCCTCGTGATGGTTCCAGAG GCATTGATGGGAAGGCCCTATGGCAGCATCTCAAGAAAAACTGTCCCCAGGGCCGAGGAGGCCAGCGCCATGGACTTTGCTGTCTTATGGGACTGTGGG GGTTATGCTCAGTATTCCGTCCTTTTCTATGGATACTACAACAGCCAGCGTGCCATTGGCTGGCTTAAGTTCCGTATGCCTCTGTCGTACTTCCTGGTCGGTGTGGGAACTGTGGCCTACAGCTACATGGTGGTCATAAGAAC GATGGCCCGTAATTCCAATGAGTCGGGGGTTGGAGATGATAACAGCTTTAATTTCAGCTGGAAGATGTTCACCAGCTGGGACTACCTGATAGGAAACCCTGAAACTGCAGACAACAAGTTTGCCTCCATCACCACCAGTTTCAAG GAGGCGATCTTAGAGGAACAGGAGAGCCACAAGGACGACAACATCCATCTGACCCGTTTTCTGCGGGTGCTGGCCAACTTCCTGGTCTTGTGCTGTTTGGCAGGAAGTGGATACCTCATCTACTTTGTAGTGCGTCGCTCTCAGAAGTTTGCCCTAGACGGACTGGATAATCACACCTGGTGGGAAAGGAACGAG GTAAACATGGTCATGTCACTGCTGGGGATGTTCTGCCCCATGCTGTTTGACGTCATCAGCGCCCTGGAGAACTACCACCCGCGCGTCGCCCTGCAGTGGCAGCTGGGTCGCATCTTTGCCCTCTTCCTGGGAAATCTCTACACCTTCATCATCGCATTGATGGACGAGATCAACCTGAAA agggaggaggaaatgatCATAAAGTATAATATAAGCATGTGGGAAGCCAGTTTTTACAACAGCTCCGTATCAGGAAACAGCACTGCTCCTCCCATCATTATCCAACCTGCTGACGTGCCCAGAGGGCCCTGCTGGGAGACCATGGTGGGGCAG GAGTTTGTCCGGCTGATCATATCTGATACCATGACAACCTACATCACGCTGCTGATTGGGGATTTCCTGAGAGCCGTGCTCGTTCGTTTTCTCAACTACTGCTGGTGTTGGGACCTGGAGGCTGGATTT CCTTCCTACTCGGAGTTTGATGTCAGTGGGAACGTCCTGAGCCTGATCTTCAATCAAGGAATGATATG GATGGGCGCGTTCTATGCACCCTGTCTCCCCGCCCTGAACGTCCTCCGGCTCCATGTGTCCATGTACCTGCAGTGCTGGGCGGTGATGTGCTGCAACGTGCCACAGGAAAGAGTCTTCAAGGCCTCCGGATCCAACAACTTTTACATGGCCATGCTGCTGgtcatcctcttcctgtccACTCTGCCCGCCATTTACACCATCGTCACCATTCCTCCTTCCTTTGACTGTGGACCCTTCAG tgggAAAAAACGTATGTTTGATGTCATCGCTGAGACGCTGGAGTCCGACTTCCCTGCCTGGTTTGGTAAAGTGTTCAGCTCTGCTTCTAACCCCGGACTGGTGCTGCCCTTCATACTGCTCATGGT ACTAGCCATCTATTACTTGCAATCCACATCCAAGAGCTACAAAGAAGTTAATGTGGAACTGAAGAAAAAACTACAAGCG CAaaatgaggaaaacaagaagaagaacaaacgAGCAGCGCTGAAGGCACAAATAGATCTGGAGGAGGCCAGAAATGCAACGTCACAGACTGCACAGCAACAACAAGAGA CAGATGGAGACGAACAACAAGGCAGCAGTCAGAGGCCTCATCATGGCAAGAACGGACGCAACCCTCCGCCTCCTGTTGGAGACCAAGAACGCCAACCTCTGGCCACCAGGGCTCCCGTCCCCAGGCCCTATCACCACGACAACCACGGCACTCCCGGGTACCTGCCTGGGTTCTCTCAGCAAAGTGAACCCAGGGTGTACAGGGTGCCGAGCCTGCAGAGACACTGA